The following proteins come from a genomic window of Triticum aestivum cultivar Chinese Spring chromosome 6A, IWGSC CS RefSeq v2.1, whole genome shotgun sequence:
- the LOC123128045 gene encoding acetylornithine deacetylase, with translation MASPAPPLKDAVGVLDRDPFVALLSKLIGESQRLQNDPPALVPQEDLVAQHVVDALRPVSTDTGGGPLVVRKVSYTDGRSNVIVEYPGTVPDRVVSFVGMHMDVVPANPSEWDFDPFSLTFEGDDKEKLRGRGTTDCLGHVALVTQLMRRLGEVKPPLKHSVIAVFIANEENSSVTGIGVDGLVKDGLLDKLKTGPLFWIDTADKQPCIGTGGMIPWHLKATGKLFHSGLAHKAINSMELNMDALKEIQTRFYNDFPAHEKEKLYKFATPSTMKPTKWSYPGGGLNQIPGECTISGDIRLTPFYSTSFVVQKLKEYVDDINAGLETKLPTRGPVSKYVLPDENLRGRLEISFDGDVMNGVACNLESRGFQALCKATEEIVGYVEPYSITGSLPLIRELQDEGFDVQTAGYGLLKTYHAKNEYCLFSDMAQGFQVFVSIISQLEADA, from the exons ACCCGCCGGCCCTCGTCCCGCAGGAGGACCTCGTGGCGCAGCACGTGGTCGACGCGCTCCGCCCGGTGTCGACGGACACCGGTGGCGGCCCGCTCGTCGTGCGGAAGGTGAGCTACACCGACGGCCGGAGCAACGTCATCGTCGAGTACCCCGGCACCGTCCCCGACCGCGTCGTCTCCTTCGTCGGCATGCACATGGACGTCGTTCCGGCCAACCCTAGCGAATGG GACTTCGATCCCTTCTCACTAACATTCGAAGGTGATGACAAGGAAAAGCTTAGGGGCCGTGGGACGACGGACTGCCTTGGTCATGTGGCGCTAGTGACTCAGCTCATGCGGCGGCTTGGTGAGGTGAAACCACCATTGAAGCATTCTGTCATTGCGGTGTTCATTGCCAATGAAGAGAATTCATCGGTCACTGGCATTGGTGTTGATGGCCTTGTCAAGGATGGTTTGTTGGATAAGCTCAAAACTGGACCCTT GTTTTGGATAGATACTGCGGATAAGCAGCCATGCATTGGTACTGGTGGGATGATCCCTTGGCATCTAAAGGCAACAGGGAAGCTGTTTCACAGTGGCCTTGCACATAAG GCCATAAATTCGATGGAGTTAAATATGGATGCACTTAAAGAAATCCAAACCCGGTTTTACAATGACTTCCCTGCACACGAGAAAGAGAAGCTCTACAAGTTTGCTACTCCATCTACGATGAAGCCAACAAAGTGGAGTT ATCCTGGTGGTGGTCTGAACCAAATTCCTGGAGAATGTACAATTTCAGGGGATATAAG GTTGACTCCTTTCTATAG CACGAGTTTTGTTGTTCAGAAGTTAAAAGAGTATGTAGATGATATAAATGCTGGACTTGAAACAAAGCTTCCTACTCGTGGTCCAGTTTCGAAATATGTTCTTCCGGATGAAAATCTGCGAGGAAG GCTTGAAATCTCTTTTGATGGAGATGTGATGAATGGGGTGGCCTGTAATCTCGAGTCTCGGGGCTTTCAAGCATTATGCAAAGCAACTGAGGAAATAGTCGGATACGTAGAGCCGTATTCCATCACCGGGAGTTTGCCTCTGATTCGTGAATTACAG GATGAAGGATTTGATGTTCAAACTGCTGGATATG GCTTACTGAAGACGTACCACGCGAAGAACGAGTATTGTCTGTTTTCAGATATGGCCCAAGGCTTTCAAGTGTTTGTAAGCATCATTTCGCAGCTGGAAGCAGATGCTTAA
- the LOC123130812 gene encoding uncharacterized protein, producing the protein MASPHHIAMELVGPKPGGSSSAVAVHHMFVVVVDGVETDIHEGTLQGSLGKVTVTSPGNLSADGLRSVVVRGGGGGAVVFTLCGDAAAEGVGSASFVQCGATRVDGAREVSVSRCRSLDAEQAGKVTVERCREARLRGGGLLRATRCRRADVESFGEVRLARCKGVRADWCGSLEVQMCRAVDASRCGAVSGDRCRRVNVAGCGSVAVTHAVVKTVEEEQLQSQQTVSPQSSGSE; encoded by the coding sequence ATGGCAAGCCCGCACCACATCGCGATGGAGCTCGTCGGCCCCAAGCCCGGCGGATCCTCCTCCGCGGTCGCCGTCCACCACATGTTCGTTGTCGTGGTCGACGGCGTCGAGACGGACATCCACGAGGGCACGCTCCAGGGCAGTCTCGGCAAGGTCACCGTCACCAGCCCCGGGAACCTCTCCGCCGACGGCCTCCGGAGCGTCGTCGTGCGCGGCGGGGGAGGGGGCGCCGTCGTGTTCACCCTGTGCGGCGACGCGGCCGCCGAGGGCGTGGGGTCCGCGTCCTTCGTCCAGTGCGGCGCGACGCGCGTCGACGGCGCGCGGGAGGTGTCGGTCTCGCGGTGCCGGTCCCTGGACGCGGAGCAGGCCGGCAAGGTGACGGTCGAGAGGTGCCGGGAGGCGCGGCTCCGAGGCGGCGGCCTCCTCCGCGCGACCCGCTGCAGGCGGGCCGACGTCGAGAGCTTCGGCGAGGTCCGCCTGGCGCGCTGCAAGGGAGTGCGCGCCGACTGGTGCGGCAGCCTGGAGGTCCAGATGTGCAGGGCCGTCGACGCCAGCCGGTGCGGCGCCGTGAGCGGCGACCGGTGCCGCCGCGTGAACGTCGCCGGCTGCGGCAGCGTCGCCGTGACCCACGCCGTGGTCAAGACGGTGGAGGAAGAGCAGCTGCAGTCGCAGCAAACCGTGTCTCCGCAGTCCAGTGGAAGTGAGTAA